One window of the Streptococcus parasanguinis ATCC 15912 genome contains the following:
- a CDS encoding branched-chain amino acid ABC transporter permease, which produces MKQNLKVNLVWLGLLVAGFALIQVLVAAGVLNLFYIQILEQIGINIILAVGLNLIVGFSGQFSLGHAGFMAIGAYSAAILGSKSPTYGAFFGAMVLGALIAGIVALIVGVPTLRLKGDYLAIATLGVSEIIRILIVNGGTLTNGAAGILGLPAFTTWQLVYLFVVITTIFTINFLRSPIGRSTLSVREDEIAAESVGINTTKVKVIAFVFGAITAAIAGSLQAGFIGSVVPKDYSFTNTINVLIIVVFGGLGSMSGTVVAAIVLGILNMVLQDFSSVRMIIYSLALILVMIFRPGGLLGTWEFSLKKLLSKKEAN; this is translated from the coding sequence AGTCTTGGTTGCAGCAGGTGTGCTCAACCTCTTCTATATCCAAATTTTGGAACAAATCGGAATTAATATTATCCTTGCAGTTGGCTTGAACCTCATTGTTGGTTTCTCAGGTCAATTCTCACTCGGGCATGCCGGATTTATGGCGATTGGTGCCTACTCTGCAGCTATTCTTGGTTCCAAATCACCAACCTATGGTGCTTTCTTTGGTGCGATGGTTTTAGGTGCTTTGATTGCTGGTATCGTTGCCTTGATCGTTGGGGTTCCAACCCTTCGTTTGAAAGGGGACTACCTTGCAATTGCGACACTTGGGGTTTCTGAAATCATCCGGATCTTGATCGTTAATGGTGGTACTCTCACCAATGGGGCTGCTGGGATCCTTGGTTTGCCAGCCTTTACAACTTGGCAATTGGTTTACCTCTTTGTTGTGATTACAACGATCTTTACAATTAACTTCTTACGCAGTCCAATTGGACGCTCTACCCTTTCTGTTCGTGAAGATGAAATCGCAGCAGAATCTGTTGGGATCAATACGACCAAAGTCAAAGTCATCGCCTTTGTATTTGGTGCGATCACAGCGGCGATTGCTGGATCTCTCCAAGCTGGCTTTATCGGCTCTGTTGTTCCTAAAGATTACTCTTTCACCAATACTATTAATGTCTTGATCATTGTCGTGTTTGGTGGTTTGGGATCAATGTCAGGAACAGTTGTGGCAGCCATCGTCTTGGGTATCTTGAACATGGTGCTTCAAGACTTCTCAAGTGTACGTATGATCATTTACTCATTGGCTTTGATTCTCGTGATGATCTTCCGTCCAGGTGGTCTTCTTGGAACATGGGAATTCAGCTTGAAAAAACTACTCTCAAAAAAGGAGGCTAACTAA
- a CDS encoding ABC transporter ATP-binding protein, producing the protein MALLEVKNLTKNFGGLTAVGDVTMELNEGELVGLIGPNGAGKTTLFNLLTGVYEPSEGTITLDGQLLNGKAPYKIAAGGLGRTFQNIRLFKDLSVLDNVLIAFANHHKPHVFASLFRLPSYYKNEEALKAKALELLAIFGLEKEADTLAKNLAYGQQRHLEIVRALATEPKILFLDEPAAGMNPQETAELTQLIRRIQKEFNITIMLIEHDMSLVMEVTERIYVLEYGRLIAHGTPDEIKTNKRVIEAYLGGEA; encoded by the coding sequence ATGGCACTTCTTGAAGTAAAAAATTTAACAAAAAACTTTGGTGGTTTGACAGCCGTTGGGGATGTGACCATGGAACTCAATGAAGGGGAATTGGTTGGGTTGATCGGGCCCAACGGTGCCGGGAAAACAACCCTCTTCAACCTCCTAACAGGGGTATATGAACCAAGTGAAGGGACCATTACCTTAGATGGTCAGCTACTAAATGGTAAAGCACCTTATAAAATCGCTGCAGGTGGTCTGGGACGGACTTTCCAAAATATTCGTCTCTTTAAAGATTTGAGCGTGTTGGACAATGTTTTGATTGCCTTTGCCAATCACCACAAACCACATGTCTTTGCGAGTCTTTTCCGCTTGCCAAGCTATTACAAGAATGAAGAAGCTTTGAAAGCGAAAGCTCTTGAATTGTTAGCGATTTTTGGTTTGGAAAAAGAAGCAGATACCTTGGCCAAAAACTTAGCTTACGGACAACAACGTCACTTGGAGATCGTTCGTGCCCTTGCTACAGAGCCAAAAATCCTCTTCTTGGATGAGCCTGCTGCAGGGATGAACCCTCAAGAAACAGCAGAATTGACCCAATTGATCCGTCGCATTCAAAAAGAATTTAATATTACGATCATGCTGATCGAGCACGATATGAGCTTGGTTATGGAAGTAACAGAACGGATTTATGTATTGGAATACGGTCGCTTGATTGCCCATGGTACGCCAGATGAAATCAAGACCAACAAACGCGTAATCGAAGCATATCTAGGAGGTGAAGCCTAA